One Acinetobacter colistiniresistens DNA segment encodes these proteins:
- a CDS encoding AraC family transcriptional regulator, which produces MRDPFGLFQETISVSYAHLLLEIVQDYAVDTETVLSGTGLRLAEMKQADAKMSAHQWSKLVVNALKLTDNPRLGIEYGFKLRPTSHGALGFAFLSCTDVETALSLCQQYFCTRIQNFTPEWHIENDFVYVHLDDVHPVKLGGAEQSDQLRSFLIESLLFGAIHFLSLFSEKIAENCEVFVDWADSQNYKSVDLSQIKIQFNQQRNGLRFPKHYLQCKNSNADQVAFQQALLYCENDKLKLLKESTRDLQKSIRSELLYKAGNAYPTLPIIAQRLNMSERTIKRHLQTQGTTFLQILAEVRFSQAKKLLQQPQYSVQDVAALVGYEEATNFIRAFKKMFGETPSQYRKSYLSKTDSSNITF; this is translated from the coding sequence ATGCGAGATCCGTTTGGATTGTTTCAGGAAACCATTTCTGTTTCTTATGCACATCTGTTATTGGAAATTGTGCAAGACTATGCCGTTGATACTGAAACAGTTCTGTCTGGTACGGGATTAAGGCTCGCAGAAATGAAACAAGCCGATGCCAAAATGAGTGCACATCAATGGTCGAAGCTGGTGGTGAATGCCTTAAAGTTGACGGACAATCCACGTCTAGGCATTGAATATGGCTTTAAATTACGCCCAACGTCGCATGGGGCGCTAGGTTTTGCATTTCTTAGCTGTACCGATGTCGAAACTGCTTTAAGCCTTTGCCAGCAATATTTCTGTACCCGCATCCAGAATTTCACCCCTGAATGGCACATCGAGAACGACTTTGTCTATGTGCATTTGGATGATGTACATCCTGTAAAATTGGGTGGGGCAGAACAATCTGATCAATTAAGGTCCTTTTTAATTGAAAGCTTACTATTTGGTGCCATTCATTTTCTCAGTTTATTTTCTGAAAAAATTGCAGAAAATTGTGAGGTCTTTGTCGACTGGGCAGATTCACAGAATTATAAAAGTGTCGATTTATCTCAGATCAAGATTCAATTTAATCAGCAACGTAATGGTCTACGTTTTCCTAAGCATTATCTACAGTGTAAAAATTCGAATGCAGATCAAGTTGCTTTTCAGCAAGCACTGCTGTATTGCGAAAATGACAAACTGAAATTGCTAAAAGAAAGTACGCGTGACCTACAGAAAAGCATTCGTTCCGAGCTGCTCTATAAGGCAGGTAATGCCTATCCAACCTTGCCCATAATTGCACAGCGCTTGAATATGTCGGAGCGAACTATCAAGCGGCATTTGCAGACGCAAGGAACCACCTTCTTACAGATTTTAGCGGAGGTTCGTTTTAGTCAAGCCAAGAAATTATTGCAACAGCCACAATACAGTGTTCAGGATGTTGCAGCTCTGGTGGGCTATGAAGAAGCCACTAATTTTATCCGTGCTTTTAAAAAGATGTTTGGAGAAACGCCGAGTCAGTATCGGAAAAGCTATTTGTCCAAGACTGATTCATCTAACATCACATTTTGA
- a CDS encoding cytochrome ubiquinol oxidase subunit I, protein MDLGLTALELARIQFAFTVSFHIIFPATSIGLACFLAMLEWKWLRTQNPIYKDLFKYWIKIFAVAFGMGVVSGVVMSYQFGTNWSEFSRVAGSVTGPLLSYEVLSAFFLEAGFLGIMLFGWGRVGPKAHFFATLMVAIGTCISMFWILSSNSWMQTPQGFAIENGIIVPTDWWAIVFNPSFPYRFAHMAAAAFLVSSLLVVGTAAWHLIKGRRDELVKKSFSMGLWMVLVTSCLQVVIGDNHGLNTLKHQPAKLAAIEGHWETNHNESMPLLLFAIPDMDSEKNHYEIGIPHLGSLILTHSMQGKVTGLKDFAAEDRPNATIVFWSFRVMVGLGMLMVLLSFIALWLRKKGKLYGSSWFHKFAFVMGPTGYIALLAGWVTTEVGRQPWVVYGVMRTKDGLSHAVTADQVGISLIIFVVVYTIVFGSGIYYMLKLLKKGPQFVDAIDLEPTGPGHFKTPMRPLSAVDESIDQQDSKPNKEKYHD, encoded by the coding sequence ATGGATCTCGGTCTCACTGCTTTAGAATTAGCCCGAATACAGTTTGCGTTTACTGTTTCATTTCACATTATCTTTCCCGCCACCTCGATTGGTCTGGCCTGTTTTCTTGCCATGCTGGAATGGAAATGGCTACGTACCCAAAACCCGATTTATAAAGATCTATTCAAATACTGGATTAAAATCTTTGCAGTTGCCTTTGGGATGGGTGTCGTTTCTGGCGTGGTGATGAGCTACCAGTTTGGGACTAACTGGAGCGAGTTTTCCCGCGTTGCTGGGAGTGTCACAGGTCCTCTACTCAGCTATGAGGTATTGAGTGCTTTCTTCTTGGAAGCAGGTTTCCTCGGCATCATGTTGTTTGGTTGGGGACGCGTTGGTCCCAAAGCACATTTCTTTGCCACCTTAATGGTTGCGATCGGCACCTGTATTTCCATGTTCTGGATTTTGTCCTCCAACAGCTGGATGCAAACGCCGCAAGGCTTTGCCATTGAAAATGGCATTATTGTGCCGACCGACTGGTGGGCGATTGTGTTCAACCCCTCCTTCCCTTATCGCTTTGCCCATATGGCAGCCGCTGCATTTTTAGTATCTTCATTATTGGTGGTTGGTACTGCTGCATGGCATCTGATTAAAGGCCGACGCGATGAGTTGGTGAAAAAATCCTTTTCCATGGGACTTTGGATGGTACTCGTCACTTCATGTTTGCAAGTGGTGATTGGTGACAATCATGGTTTAAATACCTTGAAGCATCAGCCTGCAAAATTAGCCGCTATCGAAGGGCACTGGGAAACCAATCATAATGAATCCATGCCACTGCTGTTATTTGCCATTCCCGATATGGATAGTGAAAAAAATCACTATGAAATTGGCATCCCTCATCTTGGTAGTCTGATTTTGACCCACTCTATGCAAGGTAAGGTTACAGGTTTAAAAGATTTCGCAGCTGAAGATCGTCCAAATGCGACCATTGTGTTCTGGAGTTTCCGTGTCATGGTCGGGCTTGGCATGTTAATGGTATTGCTCTCTTTCATTGCCTTATGGCTACGGAAGAAAGGTAAACTATATGGTTCATCTTGGTTTCATAAATTCGCTTTTGTCATGGGTCCAACGGGCTATATCGCGCTACTTGCGGGTTGGGTCACCACTGAAGTCGGTCGTCAACCTTGGGTGGTGTATGGAGTAATGCGCACCAAAGATGGTTTATCGCATGCGGTCACTGCAGATCAAGTCGGCATCAGTCTGATTATCTTTGTGGTGGTGTATACCATCGTGTTTGGTAGCGGTATTTATTACATGTTGAAGCTACTGAAAAAAGGGCCTCAATTTGTAGATGCGATTGATCTTGAGCCTACAGGTCCCGGGCATTTCAAAACCCCGATGCGTCCTTTAAGTGCTGTCGATGAAAGTATTGATCAGCAAGACTCAAAACCAAATAAGGAGAAATACCATGATTGA
- a CDS encoding aminotransferase-like domain-containing protein, whose product MYKSEQLAHQLKLLIENGSWKPHTKLPSLREQVQRSGFSLITVMNAYQELEAQGLIYSKEKSGYFVAEQNNIQIPQAYSVVSLNPKIEINSLVFKYLKSIQSKQVSPLGSAFPDSQLLYPPKLIQIMGQLSRNRHSYDQTTNLPPGNLALRKLIAQRYCMQGIPTDADDIVITSGGLEALNLSLQAITQPGDYILLQQTIFYGAWQAAERLGLKVITLPEHPQHGFDIEAFEQVIKSYPIKVCWFMLNAHNPIGFTVSDEIKYKIAKLLHEHQIHLIEDDVYEELFYGNQKPLPMKYFDQQNLVLHCSSFSKTLGSGFRMGWVYAGKFSEHIQHLQLMSTISANALIQNALVEFLSHHHYEKHLRTLRRALEKNKKQFFQYLKQHLPKDCKVYNYPSGYFLWIQLPEKVSSMQVYEQLIQQQVGVAPSPLFNVLPSHQHFIRMNCSFEWTEQIQHALERFIQTIQNVMLDESVLDK is encoded by the coding sequence ATGTATAAATCAGAACAGTTAGCACACCAGCTCAAACTTCTCATTGAGAATGGGTCATGGAAACCCCACACCAAACTGCCCTCTTTGCGTGAACAAGTACAACGCTCAGGCTTTAGCTTAATTACAGTGATGAATGCTTACCAAGAACTGGAAGCACAAGGGCTGATTTATTCCAAAGAAAAATCAGGTTATTTTGTGGCTGAGCAAAATAATATTCAGATTCCGCAAGCCTATTCAGTGGTGTCTTTAAATCCAAAAATTGAAATCAACTCCTTGGTGTTTAAGTATCTTAAATCGATTCAGTCTAAACAGGTCAGCCCCCTAGGTTCGGCTTTTCCAGACAGTCAGTTGCTGTATCCACCCAAGCTGATTCAGATCATGGGACAGCTTTCCCGTAATCGACATAGTTATGATCAGACCACCAATCTACCGCCCGGAAATTTAGCCCTCCGAAAATTGATTGCGCAACGCTATTGTATGCAAGGGATTCCAACCGATGCCGATGACATTGTCATCACCTCTGGAGGGTTGGAAGCCCTCAATCTTTCCCTGCAAGCGATTACCCAACCGGGCGATTATATCTTGTTGCAGCAAACCATTTTCTATGGTGCATGGCAGGCGGCAGAACGTTTGGGCCTGAAAGTGATTACGCTGCCAGAACATCCACAGCATGGCTTTGATATTGAAGCCTTTGAACAGGTCATTAAAAGTTATCCGATCAAGGTCTGTTGGTTTATGTTGAATGCGCATAACCCGATTGGGTTTACCGTCAGCGATGAAATTAAATATAAAATTGCCAAATTGCTGCATGAGCATCAAATTCATTTGATTGAAGATGATGTCTATGAAGAGCTGTTTTATGGCAATCAAAAACCACTCCCAATGAAGTATTTTGATCAGCAGAATCTGGTGTTGCACTGCTCTTCTTTTTCCAAAACTTTAGGTTCAGGTTTTCGTATGGGTTGGGTCTATGCAGGTAAATTTTCCGAGCATATTCAGCATCTGCAATTGATGAGTACCATTTCTGCCAATGCGCTGATCCAGAATGCACTGGTAGAGTTCCTCTCTCATCATCATTATGAAAAGCATTTAAGAACGCTTAGACGGGCGTTGGAAAAGAATAAAAAGCAGTTCTTTCAATATCTGAAACAGCATCTGCCTAAAGACTGTAAGGTGTATAACTATCCAAGTGGCTATTTTCTCTGGATTCAACTGCCAGAAAAAGTCAGTAGCATGCAGGTGTATGAACAACTGATTCAGCAACAGGTGGGTGTTGCGCCAAGTCCGTTATTTAATGTACTGCCCTCACATCAACATTTTATTCGGATGAATTGTTCCTTTGAATGGACCGAACAGATTCAACATGCACTGGAACGCTTTATTCAAACCATTCAAAATGTGATGTTAGATGAATCAGTCTTGGACAAATAG
- the cydB gene encoding cytochrome d ubiquinol oxidase subunit II has translation MIDLSLIWVGIIGLGVLIYVILDGFDLGIGILFPFIKSSEERDVMMNTVAPVWDGNETWMVLGGAGLFAAFPLVYSTVLSALYMPIILMVIALIFRGVAFEFRFKANRTKYLWDQAFIWGSVLSSFLQGVILGAYIQGIQTTNGIFSGSGLDWLTPFALFTGLGVVAMYAALGCGWLIMKTDHELQDQMYGLMPKLIILLFVVFAGVSLYTPLTHPEIAARWFALPNLLYFSPVPILVLLFTFLILKACKQRQDFKPFIYTLALVFLAFTGFVISLWPNIIPPSVTIWQAAAPHSSQKFALVGAVILIPIIIGYTILSYWVFRDKVRVGDTGYH, from the coding sequence ATGATTGATTTATCTCTGATTTGGGTAGGCATTATCGGCCTTGGTGTCTTGATCTATGTCATTCTCGATGGCTTTGATCTCGGCATTGGCATTCTGTTCCCCTTTATCAAAAGCAGTGAAGAACGTGATGTGATGATGAATACCGTCGCACCTGTGTGGGATGGTAATGAAACATGGATGGTACTTGGTGGCGCTGGCCTATTCGCTGCCTTTCCACTGGTGTATTCAACAGTGCTTTCAGCCTTGTATATGCCGATTATCTTGATGGTGATTGCACTAATTTTCCGTGGTGTGGCCTTTGAATTTCGCTTTAAGGCCAATCGCACCAAGTATTTATGGGATCAAGCCTTTATTTGGGGATCAGTTCTCTCCAGCTTTCTGCAAGGCGTGATTCTGGGCGCCTATATTCAAGGCATTCAAACCACCAATGGTATTTTCTCTGGTTCAGGCTTGGACTGGCTGACTCCATTCGCTCTGTTTACAGGGCTGGGTGTGGTTGCGATGTACGCCGCGCTTGGTTGTGGCTGGCTGATTATGAAAACTGATCATGAACTACAAGATCAGATGTATGGTTTGATGCCTAAACTGATCATCTTACTGTTTGTGGTCTTCGCCGGTGTCAGTCTATATACCCCACTCACTCATCCTGAAATTGCAGCACGTTGGTTTGCCTTGCCAAATCTACTGTACTTTAGCCCAGTGCCGATCTTGGTGTTATTGTTTACCTTCCTGATTTTAAAGGCATGTAAACAACGTCAGGATTTCAAGCCGTTTATCTATACTTTGGCGCTTGTGTTTTTGGCCTTTACTGGATTTGTCATCAGTCTCTGGCCGAATATTATTCCGCCATCCGTTACCATTTGGCAAGCAGCAGCACCACATTCCAGTCAAAAGTTTGCCTTGGTTGGAGCTGTCATTTTAATCCCGATCATTATTGGCTATACCATTCTTTCTTACTGGGTATTCAGAGATAAAGTACGGGTTGGAGATACGGGTTATCACTAA
- a CDS encoding FdhF/YdeP family oxidoreductase yields the protein MDNSEQPIHKQENTSFARIEPYTQPAGGWGALLSVARNLKRQDVLKKGSITLLNINQPTGFDCPGCAWPEKKDAHAFNFCENGAKAVAFEATSKTVTPEFFAQHTVSWLAEQNDFYLEDLGRLTDPMRYDPVSDKYVPISWDDAFQLIAQHLQALDHPDQAAFYTSGRASNEAAFLYQLFVRSFGTNNFPDCSNMCHETTSVGLKDAIGLGKGTVILDDFDQADAIFSFGHNPGTNHPRMLATLREVSRRGGNIVAINPIKERGLERFQDPQAPLEMMTNGSTPISRYYFQPKIGGDYALMFGVMKHLSEWDKKALAKGKPSVFDRSFIEMNTIGFDEMLAEIDGTEWSQIHKHTGLSPEHLESIAKMYLDAKTAIFCWGMGITQHRHGTANIHMLANLMLARGHIGRPGAGLCPVRGHSNVQGDRTMGINENPSDALLDSIDRVFGIKSPRKHGFGVVDTIKAMYEGEVKVFIGLGGNFAVATPDTPYTQEALRRCDLTVNITTKLNRSHLVCGKTALMLPCLGRTEVDMQLHGPQAISVEDSMSNVHLSAGRNPPISENILSEPDIVARMAEAALPDSAVKWRWYIESYDRIRDSIADVFDEFHDFNQRVYQPSGFHLEHPANQHVWHTPSGKAQFLITPLTEVYEDKENQYAAAYTEQQVYTLMTTRSHDQYNTTLYGLDDRYRGVFGQRRVLFMNQADIDAAGFVADQWVDIESVFSDGVKRIVHSFRIVPYNIPQGSLAAYYPETNPLVALGSHDKYAKIPASKSIPVILHAGNAPAHFNLNVEVDPEHANERVSNA from the coding sequence ATGGATAACTCAGAACAACCTATACATAAGCAAGAAAATACCAGTTTTGCAAGAATTGAACCCTATACCCAACCTGCAGGTGGATGGGGCGCATTGTTAAGTGTTGCCCGAAACCTCAAAAGGCAGGATGTTTTAAAAAAGGGTTCAATCACCTTACTCAATATTAATCAACCCACAGGCTTTGATTGTCCAGGTTGTGCATGGCCTGAGAAAAAAGATGCGCATGCCTTTAACTTCTGCGAAAACGGCGCCAAAGCCGTTGCTTTTGAAGCAACCAGTAAAACGGTTACGCCTGAGTTCTTTGCGCAACATACGGTGAGTTGGCTGGCTGAACAAAATGATTTCTATCTAGAAGACCTCGGGCGTTTAACCGATCCAATGCGTTATGACCCTGTTTCGGATAAATATGTACCGATTTCTTGGGATGATGCTTTTCAGCTGATTGCTCAGCATTTGCAGGCGCTGGATCATCCAGATCAAGCAGCCTTTTATACTTCAGGGCGTGCCAGTAATGAAGCTGCATTTCTGTATCAACTTTTTGTTCGCAGCTTTGGTACCAACAATTTTCCAGACTGTTCCAATATGTGTCATGAAACCACCAGTGTCGGTTTAAAAGATGCGATAGGTTTAGGCAAAGGCACCGTGATTCTGGATGATTTTGATCAGGCCGATGCTATTTTTAGTTTTGGGCATAATCCGGGCACTAATCATCCACGGATGTTAGCAACCTTGAGAGAGGTCTCTCGAAGAGGCGGTAATATTGTTGCCATTAACCCGATCAAAGAGCGTGGACTAGAACGCTTCCAAGATCCGCAAGCGCCACTGGAAATGATGACCAATGGCAGTACCCCAATCAGCCGTTATTATTTTCAGCCCAAAATTGGTGGTGATTATGCACTAATGTTTGGGGTGATGAAGCATTTATCGGAATGGGATAAAAAAGCTTTGGCAAAAGGGAAACCGAGTGTTTTTGATCGCAGTTTTATTGAGATGAATACCATTGGTTTTGATGAAATGCTGGCTGAGATCGATGGCACAGAATGGTCACAGATTCATAAACATACGGGACTGTCACCTGAACATTTAGAGTCAATTGCCAAGATGTATCTGGATGCGAAAACTGCCATTTTCTGTTGGGGGATGGGGATTACCCAGCACCGTCACGGGACAGCCAATATTCATATGCTGGCAAACCTGATGCTGGCACGTGGCCATATTGGTCGTCCGGGGGCAGGTCTCTGTCCAGTCAGGGGGCATAGTAATGTGCAGGGTGATCGGACTATGGGCATCAATGAAAATCCAAGTGATGCACTTCTAGATAGTATTGATCGGGTCTTTGGTATCAAGTCACCGCGTAAACATGGTTTTGGAGTGGTCGATACCATCAAGGCGATGTATGAAGGCGAGGTCAAAGTCTTTATTGGTTTGGGTGGAAACTTTGCGGTTGCCACACCTGATACGCCCTATACTCAAGAGGCATTACGCCGTTGTGATTTGACCGTTAACATTACCACCAAGTTGAATCGTAGCCATCTCGTCTGTGGCAAGACAGCCTTAATGTTGCCGTGTTTGGGACGGACCGAAGTGGATATGCAACTGCATGGACCTCAAGCAATTTCAGTCGAAGACTCAATGAGTAATGTGCATCTGTCTGCAGGTCGCAATCCGCCAATTTCAGAAAATATCTTATCCGAGCCCGATATTGTGGCGCGTATGGCGGAAGCAGCTCTGCCTGACAGTGCAGTGAAATGGCGTTGGTATATTGAAAGTTATGATCGTATTCGCGACTCTATTGCCGATGTTTTTGATGAATTTCATGATTTCAACCAACGGGTTTATCAACCGAGCGGTTTCCATTTAGAGCATCCTGCCAATCAACATGTTTGGCATACGCCAAGTGGCAAAGCCCAGTTTTTAATTACGCCATTAACAGAAGTTTATGAGGACAAGGAAAATCAGTATGCTGCGGCTTATACGGAGCAGCAAGTCTATACGCTGATGACCACACGTTCGCATGACCAATATAACACCACCTTGTATGGTTTGGATGATCGCTACCGCGGTGTATTCGGACAGCGTCGGGTTCTGTTTATGAATCAGGCGGACATTGATGCAGCAGGCTTCGTGGCAGATCAGTGGGTCGATATCGAAAGTGTGTTCTCGGATGGTGTGAAACGGATTGTACATAGTTTCCGTATAGTGCCGTATAACATTCCGCAAGGCAGTCTGGCGGCCTATTATCCTGAAACCAATCCATTGGTGGCTTTGGGCAGCCATGATAAATATGCCAAAATCCCAGCATCAAAAAGCATTCCTGTGATTCTACATGCCGGTAATGCCCCCGCGCATTTCAATTTGAATGTGGAAGTTGATCCTGAGCATGCCAATGAACGCGTCAGTAACGCATAG
- a CDS encoding enoyl-CoA hydratase/isomerase family protein has protein sequence MTTMTLEQQQSIYVLTLTNGDQDNVLNQDVLNEYIEIFDEIERDSHNACLVIQSDHPKTFCNGLDLAWLMQQSMQDKKAFTLQLENMLLRLALLNLPVIAEINGNAYAGGAILVSACDFRLMRADKGRFCFPEVKLTIPFTDCIAEIVQLLPNQHAIWEMSLTGKSMTGLECLDAQVVHQIHPAESLNLEVFKFAEEMSQKHRLTYAVIKRQLRHRIVEIAKQRQLYQPEKFAHPFMI, from the coding sequence ATGACCACCATGACGCTTGAGCAACAGCAGTCTATTTATGTTCTCACCTTAACCAATGGCGATCAGGACAATGTCTTAAACCAAGATGTGCTGAATGAATATATCGAGATCTTTGATGAAATTGAGCGTGATTCGCATAACGCCTGTCTGGTGATTCAAAGTGATCACCCCAAGACCTTTTGTAATGGTCTAGACCTCGCTTGGCTAATGCAACAGTCTATGCAAGATAAAAAAGCCTTCACCTTACAACTGGAAAATATGCTGCTGCGTTTGGCCTTGCTCAATCTTCCTGTGATTGCTGAAATTAACGGTAATGCTTATGCAGGTGGTGCAATTTTGGTATCAGCCTGTGACTTTCGCTTGATGCGGGCAGACAAAGGACGCTTTTGTTTTCCCGAAGTCAAACTGACCATTCCCTTTACTGACTGTATTGCAGAAATTGTGCAACTCCTTCCCAATCAGCATGCGATTTGGGAAATGTCTTTAACAGGTAAATCTATGACTGGCCTCGAATGTTTAGACGCGCAAGTGGTGCATCAGATTCACCCTGCCGAATCATTAAATCTGGAAGTATTTAAGTTTGCGGAAGAAATGTCACAAAAGCATCGCCTGACCTATGCCGTAATCAAACGCCAATTACGTCATCGGATTGTCGAGATTGCCAAGCAACGTCAGCTTTATCAGCCTGAAAAATTCGCTCACCCATTTATGATTTAA
- a CDS encoding cbb3-type cytochrome oxidase assembly protein, which produces MSQEQSKFPYLAVGISILLGCLFLVFFFLAVSNQPDYMPSQQKQNSTQAQHTQPVSK; this is translated from the coding sequence ATGTCTCAAGAGCAATCGAAGTTTCCATACCTTGCCGTTGGCATCAGTATTTTATTGGGTTGTTTATTTCTGGTGTTTTTCTTTCTGGCGGTCAGCAATCAGCCTGACTATATGCCTTCTCAACAAAAGCAAAATAGTACCCAAGCTCAACATACTCAGCCTGTCAGTAAATAA
- a CDS encoding SDR family oxidoreductase, whose translation MKNMQGKTIFITGGSRGIGRAIALKAAQAGANVVIAAKTEVETAKLTGTIYSVAEEIEAAGGHALPLLLDVRDEQQIHTAIQQAAKNFGGIDVLINNAGAIALTGVEATSLKQYDLIQSINHRATFICAQAALPFLKQAEHPHILSLSPPVNMSPQWLGMLSPYALSKYGMTILTLGMAEEFRHYGISCNTLWPETYIATAAVSKNLGEENTRQLSRKPEIMADAAFAIYSTIQGELTGQSLTDEQALARIGITDFAQYACVSGNTQLQKDFFLD comes from the coding sequence ATGAAAAATATGCAAGGAAAAACCATTTTTATTACGGGCGGTAGCCGAGGAATTGGCCGAGCCATTGCACTGAAAGCTGCACAGGCAGGTGCAAATGTGGTGATCGCTGCAAAAACCGAAGTCGAGACCGCTAAATTAACAGGCACAATTTATAGTGTCGCCGAAGAGATTGAGGCTGCGGGTGGTCATGCATTGCCACTGCTTTTAGATGTAAGAGATGAACAGCAGATTCATACTGCCATACAACAAGCAGCCAAAAACTTTGGTGGTATTGATGTATTAATAAATAATGCAGGTGCAATTGCCCTCACCGGTGTGGAAGCCACTTCATTAAAACAATATGACCTGATTCAAAGCATTAATCACCGTGCCACCTTTATTTGTGCCCAAGCCGCCTTACCTTTTCTTAAACAAGCAGAACATCCGCATATTCTGAGTCTATCACCACCTGTGAATATGTCACCGCAATGGTTAGGTATGCTCTCACCTTATGCATTGTCTAAATATGGTATGACCATTTTGACTTTGGGGATGGCAGAAGAATTTCGACACTATGGTATTTCTTGTAATACCCTGTGGCCTGAAACCTATATCGCCACAGCAGCAGTTTCGAAAAACCTAGGTGAGGAAAATACGCGTCAATTGAGTCGTAAACCTGAGATCATGGCGGATGCAGCTTTTGCCATTTACAGTACGATACAAGGTGAACTTACGGGACAAAGCCTCACTGATGAACAAGCGTTGGCGCGTATTGGTATAACTGATTTTGCTCAATATGCCTGTGTCAGCGGCAACACCCAGCTACAAAAAGATTTCTTTCTTGATTAA
- a CDS encoding Glu/Leu/Phe/Val family dehydrogenase, which translates to MSNLSYVSQNDGPWATYLEQIERVAPYLDGLEGYVDTLKRPKRALIVDVPIVMDDGTIRHFEGYRVQHNLSRGPGKGGIRYHPDVDLNEVMALSAWMTIKTAVVNLPFGGAKGGIRVDPRQLSPRELERLTRRYTSEISHIIGPQKDIPAPDVGTNPNVMGWIMDTYSSGQGHTVTGVVTGKPVHLGGSLGRIKATGRGVFITGQQVAEKIKLPLEGAKIAVQGFGNVGSEAAYLFAESKSKIVTIQDHTGTIFNPEGIDLAALKTHMETHQGVGGFAGAQVISDEAFWTVDMDILIPAALESQITVERAKNLSAKLVLEGANGPTFPEADDVLVERGITVVPDVICNAGGVTVSYFEWVQDMSSYFWSEEEINERLDKLMIQAINDVWHKSSEKECTLRTAAFILGCERILKARKERGIFPG; encoded by the coding sequence ATGTCTAATTTATCTTATGTCTCTCAAAATGACGGTCCATGGGCAACCTATCTTGAACAGATCGAGCGTGTAGCTCCATATCTAGATGGTCTAGAAGGTTATGTGGATACATTGAAGCGCCCAAAACGTGCTTTGATTGTTGATGTGCCAATTGTTATGGACGATGGCACAATTCGTCATTTTGAAGGTTATCGTGTACAACACAACTTGTCACGTGGTCCGGGTAAAGGCGGTATTCGCTATCACCCAGATGTAGATTTAAATGAAGTAATGGCTCTTTCAGCATGGATGACAATTAAAACTGCGGTGGTAAATTTACCATTTGGCGGTGCAAAAGGCGGTATCCGTGTTGATCCACGTCAGCTTTCTCCACGTGAATTAGAACGCTTAACACGTCGCTATACCAGCGAAATCAGCCATATCATTGGCCCACAGAAAGATATTCCTGCGCCAGACGTAGGGACTAACCCGAATGTCATGGGTTGGATCATGGATACTTATTCATCGGGTCAAGGTCATACTGTGACAGGTGTTGTAACGGGTAAGCCTGTACATCTTGGTGGTTCGTTGGGTCGTATTAAAGCGACTGGCCGTGGTGTATTTATCACGGGTCAACAAGTGGCTGAAAAAATCAAACTACCTTTAGAAGGCGCAAAAATTGCGGTTCAGGGTTTTGGTAACGTGGGTAGTGAAGCTGCTTATTTGTTTGCAGAATCAAAATCTAAAATCGTGACGATTCAAGATCACACTGGTACGATTTTCAATCCAGAAGGGATCGACCTTGCTGCATTGAAAACACACATGGAAACTCACCAAGGTGTGGGTGGCTTTGCTGGTGCACAAGTAATCAGTGATGAAGCGTTCTGGACTGTAGACATGGATATTTTGATCCCTGCTGCATTGGAAAGCCAAATCACGGTTGAACGTGCGAAAAACTTGTCGGCAAAACTGGTACTCGAAGGTGCGAATGGTCCAACTTTCCCAGAAGCGGATGACGTTTTAGTTGAACGCGGTATTACCGTTGTTCCTGACGTAATCTGTAACGCGGGTGGTGTAACCGTATCTTACTTTGAATGGGTTCAAGATATGTCGAGCTACTTCTGGTCTGAAGAAGAAATTAACGAAAGACTAGACAAGCTAATGATTCAAGCCATCAATGATGTATGGCATAAATCAAGTGAGAAAGAATGTACCTTACGTACTGCGGCCTTCATTTTAGGCTGTGAACGTATCTTAAAAGCACGTAAAGAGCGTGGTATTTTCCCAGGCTAA